The sequence GCTGCGTTTCAGCCTCATTATATGCAACAAGAAACAGTTAATAGCtattttgcttccctttttgCCCCAACCACAAGGAAACACCCATACCATTCTACATTCCTACCTAGGGGGCGATAAATTATGAAGAATTATGCTCTGCATGCCTCTGTGAGCACTATCCTTTCAGTGAATTGCTTAGGGAGGGCCCAGGAAAACTGAATATGGCTTTATAAATCAAGTACTCCAAACAACTTCCAGAAACCGAGAGACATTATAGAATACTAGCTTCACATTGATAGATGTTGTTTGTCAAGCAGAACGCTGCATTGTGTGCCAATTGATTTCCAAAAGGATTGAGAGCTATGTCAGCAGCCTGCATTTCAGACTCCCATCTTAAGAAACACTCAGTTTAGCCTTGCTTGACCTAAACAAAGCTGGCCATGTTTCAACTTAATTTTAGCTTTCTTACTATCATTTCCTCAAGtgtttttcttagaagaaaagctgtaatatcatgaaagaaataaagtcTTAGAAAGGGTGACAGTTTATTGAAAGGTTGAGAttgtacaaaaaaataaattacttgcaTAGAAAAGAGCTTCAGATGAGATCAACTTAAAAGTAGACAAAGGTTTGATCCAGATGTGAAGAGCCTCTATCATCTGCACCTGAAAGACATAAGAATGCACTGTAAGAGCCACACCACTAAAACCTGCAGTCACAAGGAGATACACCATAGCAGGGAAGGTCTCAGGCCATTCATTCAGAGGCTCGCTGTGCTTCCCAGCATTTAGGAGAACCACCAGTTCTCCAAAACTGAACCAAAAGCCTCATACTGAGCCAGTGGGAGACAACCTGCTGGCCCGGTGAGCAATTCTGTGTCCTAATGCTTGCATCTACACAGCCACTTTAATTCCTGCAGTCTGGAGAAACATTCACCCATGCTACCAGAATCCTACTGCATTCCTGATCAAAGGTCAACTAccaaccctgcagcagctcagtgtgtgacagcagcactgctatGCTGCGTTGacataaaagtattttataaatCTCGTTCTTCATCTTTTCCTCGTTCCACAGCTTATACCTGTTGTGCTGAAGGCTCCCATTAGATGGCACTGCAATTGCTCCTGTTGACTTGAAGGCAGTCTGAGAGGCTCGCATCAGAGCTGCGTATCTACAAAGAAATACAGCCAGGCTCAGCACCACTTACACACACCTTCAGTCTCACTCTTCCATCCAGTTTAATTGTCTGCATCTGACACGCAAGTTTTACACTCCTACTGCACAGAACAAGGATGTCTTGTCTGCCTGCAAGAGATGTTTTAAGTTTAAAATTAGGTTAGTAAGCTATTGGTTTTATTCCTGGTTACTTCAAGTTTCTGTGCAAAGCTTTAGGATTCCAGTATTTAGATCAAGAGCCCAAAGAGTGCTTCAGATGGCCAGCACCTGTTATCAGGGCTATTTTAAAAAAGGTCACGTTATCAAGTTAAGCAAGCTTGGGATAATTTTAGGAAGTTGTTTgagaagcagctttttttccttgcctcaGACGATCAAGAATTATGCCCAAGATTCAAAGAGGAACTAAAGGCAATTTAACTCAAGTGACCAGCAGTCTACATCGTTCCTTATTTATCTGAGCTCTCCACCAAGCCCTGACCTGAGCTCTGAAGCTTCATCCTGAGCTCCAAGTACCACAGCTACAGCTTACCCAGCCTTGGAGATGGGGCGGCTGCTTGCTTTACAGTCATGATCCAGAGGATGCCGATGCTTTATGCAGAAGTTGCCACCACACTGCTCACAAACTACTTTCAtcatctctttccttttgcagCCTGGCTTTAAACACTTGTTTGTGAAGATCTAGATAACAGAGGACACAAAGTTAACAAtgattgtttgctttctgtgatCAGCTTCCCAGGTAACAACGAGGGTGAAGCATGAATGCTGGATTGCCCTTAAAACAGAGATTGAACAGCAGGCTCCTACATGCTCTGCTGCCAGAAGACCTAGCCTGACAAGCATTAAGCAGGCTGCTTAGATTCCAACAGCAGTTTCCTTACCTTTTGCTGTGCTGGATTGTATTTGCAGTCCTTATCCATGTGGGCTCCAACCACAATATCTGGTACTTCACCCTTCTGGACAGGGACAGGTGCATTACAGAGCGGACACACTGGAACCTGCACATTCTGAGAGCACACCACACCAATTAGAAGCCTGACATTTATTGCTTtgcccttcccttcctcttaCCTGTGGGTGATGGAAAGTATATTCCTAAGTATGTTATGTTCTAGTCATTAATTCTCTTAAAGAGGATTTTTCAGGAAGGCAGTTGCAAATCTGTATCCAGAAGGCCAGAAGTGCTTTGCCAAATGAGTTTATAGCAGCATATccaataaattcattttaaatatgattCTGGAGTACTGAACACTACGTGCACTCAAGTATCAAGCAGAAATCAGTGTTCTCCCTcacttaatttatttcttctgcagtaaGTCTTAGGCCACACTACATTACTGAGAGTATCAAGCACTCCTCTTTGTGAAGAAGCAAAACAAGTGAGAAGAATGACAATCTAGTAATGAGCTCAAATGCTTTGATACAGCTGGAATTCTGCTGCATCATTAGCTGCTGTCTCGTGCTTCTTCCACTTGCTTTCATAGAAACCACAGGAGGAGGCTCAGAGCAGCCTTCCTGCATGACTGGCTGACCCGCAGTGGCTCTCA comes from Meleagris gallopavo isolate NT-WF06-2002-E0010 breed Aviagen turkey brand Nicholas breeding stock chromosome 16, Turkey_5.1, whole genome shotgun sequence and encodes:
- the ZFAND2A gene encoding AN1-type zinc finger protein 2A isoform X1 — encoded protein: MELPWLGRHCSERTCRQLDFLPLKCDACGEVFCKDHIRYDGHSCSSAYKKNVQVPVCPLCNAPVPVQKGEVPDIVVGAHMDKDCKYNPAQQKIFTNKCLKPGCKRKEMMKVVCEQCGGNFCIKHRHPLDHDCKASSRPISKAGYAALMRASQTAFKSTGAIAVPSNGSLQHNRCR
- the ZFAND2A gene encoding AN1-type zinc finger protein 2A isoform X3, with amino-acid sequence MELPWLGRHCSERTCRQLDFLPLKCDACGEVFCKDHIRYDGHSCSSAYKKNVQVPVCPLCNAPVPVQKGEVPDIVVGAHMDKDCKYNPAQQKIFTNKCLKPGCKRKEMMKVVCEQCGGNFCIKHRHPLDHDCKASSRPISKAG
- the ZFAND2A gene encoding AN1-type zinc finger protein 2A isoform X2 is translated as MELPWLGRHCSERTCRQLDFLPLKCDACGEVFCKDHIRYDGHSCSSAYKKNVQVPVCPLCNAPVPVQKGEVPDIVVGAHMDKDCKYNPAQQKIFTNKCLKPGCKRKEMMKVVCEQCGGNFCIKHRHPLDHDCKASSRPISKAGQTRHPCSVQ